TGAAGCCCACCAACTCGAACAAGCCCTCGACCGAACCAAAGGGTCCACACTGATTCTCGAGTCGGTTCACACCCTGCAATCCTGCCTGCAAGATCTACTTGTATCCTCGATTGACCAGCAAGAAGCACCGCGCTTGGTAGTGACATCGGATGACACAGGCCTCCTTACCAAAGTTGAACAAGGAGCGTTCAACCGTGAGCTCTGTTTTCGGTTGCAGGTGCTTGAAGTCAAACTTCCACCACTCAAAGAGCGAAACGAAGACATACCGGCACTCACCGATTGCTTTCTTGGAGAACTCAACAAAAGCTCCCATGCCCGAATCGACGAGCATAGCCTCAGTGCACTCTGTCGTTACGACTGGCCCGGAAACGTGCGCGAACTCAGGAATACCATCCAACATGCCATCATCACCAGTGCAGGGCAAGCAAGCATCACCCTTGATCATCTCCCCCCCCACCTCGCAACGCCACAAACGCATCGGCTCAGCAACGACGAAGATCTAGAATACGCCCTGAAACTGTGGCTCGACAAGCAGCTGGAAACCGGGGCCCACTACAAGCAAGTTAGCGCACGTCTCGAGCGTCTTCTGCTTCGGATCCTGCTGGATCGCTACGACGGCAAACCGTCCCGGCTCGCAGCAGCACTGTCCATCAACAGGTCCACATTGAGAAAGAAACTCAAGCAAGCGTCTGAAGAATGAACAAATTTTGTCCATAATTCAGTTTCTCCCGATGTCTGATTGATCGGCAAAAGCAGTCAGGATAGTTGATGTAAACCCTACAGCAAACACATCAATCGATCCTATGCATCAACACGATTCAACCCGATACCGAAAACTGGCAGCTCCACTCATCCCCTTGCTCTTGAGCCAATGCTTGACCACGGCATCCCATGCCGAAACCGAAGCAGCCAACACACCGTCACTCAAACCTGATTCAGAACTCCCGGAAAGCGTTATCACCGCGCTCCGCTACCAAGAAGACCTCACTAACACCCCCTACAGTGTAGAGTCTCTCGATGCCGAAGCCATAACGGCTCCGCAATACCGGACCCTTCCAGACGCCCTGGGCTCCCTTCCAGGCGTAATGAATCAAAAAACCGCCTATGGCCACGGCTCCCCCTATATTCGAGGGTTCACCTCTTTCCGCAACCTGATGCTCATCGACGGCATCCGTTTCAATAACTCTGTGTTCCGCGACGGCCCCAACCAATACTGGAACACGATTGATTCCTACGGGCTCGAAGGCGTCGAACTTGTCCGTGGCCCTGGATCCACACTCTACGGATCCGACGCCATCGGCGGCACAGTCAACGCCCTGACCCGAGGAACCCGCTACCTCGAATTCGACCAAGGTGAATCCTTCTGGGGAGCCACCCTCGATTACCGCTACGACACCGCAGGAGACTCTCATGTGCTCAGGCTCGAAGGCCTCGTCGGCCAAGGCGAACAATGGGGACTGCGAGTCGGCTATACCCTCAAGGATTTCAATGACGTCCGCTCCGCTGGTGTCGGAACCATGGAAAAGACCGGCTATGACGAATGGGCAGCCGACCTCCGCTTCGACTACGCTTTCAACGACTGCACCAGCATGACCATCGTCCACCAACAAGTGGATCAAGACGACGTCTGGCGCTCACACAAAACCATCTACGGATTCGAATGGGAAGGGACCGATTTCGGCAGTGAACTCGAACGATCCTTCGACCAGGATCGCAGCCTGAGCTATATCCGCTTCGAAGGAAAAGACACCGGCCACTGGGTGGATGCATGGCAACTTACCGCATCACTGCAAACGCTCGATGAAGAGCGCTACCGCAACCGAAGCAACAAAGGCAAAGGGATGGACCGCCAAGGCTTCGATGTTGACACCTACGGCCTGGCACTGCAAATGGAATCCGACACCCGTGTCGGCCGCCTGATTTACGGTTTCGATTACTATCAAGATCAAGTTGACTCCTTCAACAAGAAATACGACGACGACGGCAACTTCACCGGATCCGCGGTGCAGGGACCTGTTGGGGACGACGCCAATTACGACACCTTCGGCGCTTACGTTCAGGACGTCTGGGAAATCAACGAACAATGGACACTGAACTTAGGCGCCCGCTACTCCTACGTCGCAGCCGACATTGGCAAAGTCGATACAGAGGACGGCGTCATCTCCATCGATGAAAACTGGGATACCCTGGTCTTCAGCGGCCGGGCCCTCTATCAGGCAAACGATTGCTGGACCCTCTTTGGCGGCATCTCCCAAGGATACCGTGCCCCCAACCTCTCGGATCTGTCACGTCTCGATTCGGCTCGCTCCAATGAAATCGAAACCCCGGCCCCGGGACTCGACCCCGAATACTTCACCACCTTCGAAATCGGTGGTCGTTACGGAACCGAGACCGCCGGCATCAATGCCTCGGTGTTTTACACGGACATCCGCGACATGATCGTGCGCACCCCGACAGGGCAAGTCATCGACGGAGACAACGAGGTCACCAAGCAAAATGCCGGTGACGGTTATGTCTGGGGATTTGAACTCAGCGCCGACTGGACCTTTGCTCCACAGTGGACGCTCTTTGGGCAGGCTGCCTGGATCGATGGTGAGGTCGATACCTATCCGACCTCCGACCCGGTCAAAGTCTCCGAACCTCTCGACCGGACCATGCCACTGACCGGCAACGTCGGAGTCCGCTGGATGCACCCCGACGGTCGCATCTGGGTGGAAGGCGTTGTCAATGCCGCAGCCAAGGCGGACGAACTCTCGACCCGTGACGAAAGCGACACCAACCGCATACCCCCGGGAGGCACTCCATCCTACGTGGTTCCATCTCTCCGAGGTGGCTGGCAGGCCACCGACAACCTGCTGCTGACCCTCGCCCTTGAAAACCTGACCGATGAGGAGTACCGCATCCACGGATCCGGAGTCAACGAGCCCGGATTTCACGCCGTAGCCGGAGTGACTCTCACCTGGTAAAGGAAGATCAAGCACATCAATAAAAATCCCCCCTCCCGCATTTTTCCCTTGCTGGATCGGGGGGATTCAAGGCTATTTGCACGCGACATGTTTGCACCCAAGTGGAAAAAGGAAGCAAAGCTGCTCGATAAGGCGGCGAAAAAGTTTCTCAACTACAAACGCGACCTGCTGGAAGAGAAGCAGATTGCCGAGATTGAGTCCCGCCGCATCGACCTCCGCAGCTCGGTCAAGTCAGGAGACAAAGAGCGCACGGCAGAAGCCTCGAAACAGCTCCAATCCACGTGTGAATCCGCGCTCCCCCGCTACCAAGCCCAAGGCTGGGTGGAAGAAAACATCGAAGTCTTTTTTGTCGCTATCGTGGTGGCTCTGGGGCTCCGGGCCTATGTGGTTCAACCTTTCCGCATCCCGACAGGGTCCATGCAGCCCACGCTGAATGGGATCATTGCCACCAAGGTTGACTCCAGCGACGATTTTCCTGCCTTGCCAATTCGCACCCTGCAGTGGGCAACCCATGGACGCTCCTATGTGGATTTGGTCTTGGAAGAAGATAAAACCCTCCGCAAGGAGGACCCGATTGAAGAAATCCACACGATGCATTTCTTCACCCGGACGAAGATTCATTTCTCGGATAATACCTCGGTCACCTTTCCCGGACCCAAAACAGCGCTGTTGAGCGCCAATGGCATGGGCTTCGGCGAAATCTGCGGCTACCCCCCCCATCCCAACGACTCGGAAGCCCTTACCCGATTCCAACAGGATTTCAACACCACCCCAAAATCGGAAATGGCCTACGAAACCGTGGGTAAAAATAAAAACCCCATTATCCGACCAAAACTCAAGGCCGGAACCGTCATTGCCCGAGGGTTTATTGATAGCGGAGACCTGATTCTGGTGGACAAGATGTCCTACCACTTCCGCAAACCAAAACGCAGCGAAGTCTTTGTCTTCGACACCCGGGAGATCAAAAAGATCCGGGCCCAAGCCAACCCGGGCTCACACTATATCAAACGCCTTGCCGCCGTCCCTGGCGAAGAGTTGGAAATCAAGGGCAACGACCTCTATATCGATGGCCAACGTGCCCAGGACCCCGGTTTCCTCAAGGTGATGAGCGAACGGGAAGGATACCACTACGGATACAAACCCATTGGTCGTCTCGCACACGGACGCACCTTCAAAGCCAAGTGGTCTAAACACCCCGGTATGAATGAATACATCGCCCTGGGAGACAACAGCTTTAATTCCTCCGACTCCCGGGATTGGGGAACCGTTAAAGAGTTCAACGTCATCGGCCCGGCCTCCTTCTCTCTCTGGCCCTTTGGCAGCGGCCACTGGGGAATCATCAAATAGGCATAGAGTAGAGCACGAATGCTCACGCCGGGCCATTCAACGGTCATTCTTCTCCCCCTTCTTCGTCCTCCCATGTCCTCGGCACAAGACATCACCCGTAAGGCCAAATCGAATCTGGCGATTGCCTTGACCTGCTTACCCGAGCAGCGCAAACAGGACATGGTGGTCTTTTATGCCTTCTGCCGGGTCATTGACGACCTTGCCGATGACCTCGAACTCCCCATCGAGCAACGACGAAAGAGCCTTCAACAATGGCGTGAGGGCATCGCCGAAGGCTTTCAAAACCCCGACGAATTACAACAACAGATCATCCGTCTGATCGAAGACTACGACATTTCCCGTCAACCCTTTCTCGACCTGATCGACGGCTGCAGCTCCGACCTCGAGCCTCAATCCTTTCAAACCTGGGGTGATCTGGAACGCTACACCTACCAGGTGGCCTCCTGTGTCGGACTGGTATCCATCCGCATCTTCGGCTGCAAACACCCGGATTCGGAAACCTATGCCGTCGCGCTCGGACACGCCCTGCAAATCACCAACATCTTGCGTGACGTCCATGAAGACCTCGACAATGGAGGCCGTATCTACCTCCCGACCGAAGACTTGGAGCGAGCCGGCCTCAGCGAACAACACTTACGAGATCACGTCCACGACGAACGATTCATCTCTATGATGAACGGATTGGCAGATCGGGCTGAGGCCTATTACCAGAAAGCCCAAGACCATCTACGCACACAAGATGCCAAAGCGCTCAAAGCAGCGGAAGCAATGCGGAAAATATACCACACCTTGTTGCTCAAGATGCGTCGAGACCAATTCAAAGTCTTTGATCAACGCTATTCGGTATCGAAATTTCGCAAGGCCCTGATCTTACTCCGAACCATGTTGCCGTAACATGCCTTACTCGATCTGCGTGTGCGCTTGCCGAATGGCTTGGTTTTTGTATACTTCGGACAATCAAGCGATTCTTGTAGGCAGCTCAAGATGAACAAGGGAACCCAAGAGAGGCCCCGATGGCTCTATCGACAGCTCCAACCAAGGCTCAATACCAAGGCACTCTCAATCCTATTATGAAAACAACCCTGCTTCTCATCCCCGTCATTGTCTCCTGCCTCTTCACCTCCTGTGGTTCCACAACAGGCACCGGCACCGTGCCAGCGCCCGATGTCCCCGATCTGAAAGATGTTCCGGTCGGTCGCCCTGACCCACTGGGCCGAAAAAATATGGTGATCAGCCCGTTTCGACCGTATAACCTGATCGACGTCAAAGGATACCAATCCGGGGATGTCGTCGGAGATCCGTCCACCGCCAGGCGAGACCCTAAAACGGGCAAAATCATCGAAAGCACCTCCAAGTATTTCCTGATCCCCTGATCGGCAAACTGCCTGGACGTCCGAACGTATTTGCCTGTATCCAGCCATTTCTGAGCAGACATGACTCCCGGATTGTCCAGACAGAGAGCCATGGTTCACTCCTCCCCCGCTCGTTCATTTCGCAGGGGAGGATTTTTTTCGCAACTTTTCCTCTCAAATCCGTTAATACTCTGACGCGTTCATGATCAACCCATCCTGCATGAGGTCCCCCCACTTGTATCTGACCCTGCTTGGCTTGGTCGGGATCATTGCGTCCTGCCAACCCGGGGGAACGCCGAGTAGCACGAGCCATATCGATATACCCACCGCCTGGAAGGCTACGGGAAAATCATCATCCCGCTCCATTAGCTCCGGATGGGTGAAGGACTTCAATGATCCGCAACTTTCGCGTCTGGTGGGAGAAGCGATGCAACGCAACCCCGACCTGCTCGCCACGGCCGAACGCTTGGAGGCAGCACGCGCCAATGTCACTCAGTCGCGGGCTCGCCGCATGCCAAGCGTCAACCTCAGCGCGTCGGGAAGCCGGACCCGACTCGAAGACGGAGGCCCCGGAAGCAATGGTGCCAGCTACACCAGCAGCCAGGGAGTCAACATCGGAGCCAGCTGGGAAATTGATCTCTGGGGGAGATTACGTCATTTACATACGGCGGCTCAGGCAGACTACGACAGTACCGTCGCAGATTTCCGAGGCACCCGGCTCTCGCTCGCAGCCAGCACATCCAGCGCATGGTACAATCTGATCACCAGCGAGAACCAACGCAAACTTTCCGAAGAAACCTTGGGACGCTACCGCAAGGTGGAAAAAATCATCGAACGCAACTACAAAGCCGGAACCGCCCGATCCCTGGACCTCCAGCTATCGAGAAACAACGTCTACAACGAAGAACGCACACTGCGGGCACGCAACCGTGACCGTGACGATGCCCGCCGAAATCTGGAAATTATCCTCGGTCGATACCCCAAGGGAGAAATCAAAGCCCGAACAGCCCTTCCCGTTGTCCGCAAGGATGTCCCCGCCGGCCTCCCGGCGGACCTGATCACCCGCCGGCCAGACCTCGTCCGTGCCCAGCAACGACTCTACGCATCGTTCCACCGAGCCAAAGCCGCACAAAAAAACCTACTTCCCGCAATCCGCCTGACCGGTAGCAGCGGTAGCCGATCTCCGGACATCAGTGACCTGATCGACATCGATCAGCTGGTCTCATCCATTACTGCATCCTTAAGCCAGTCGATCTTCGAAGGGGGAGCCCTGAAGGCCGAAGCGGAGGCTGCCGTAGCGCAAAACCGCGCAGCCATCTACGATTTTGCCAATGTCGCCCTGCGAGCCTTCCGTGAAGTGGAATCGGCTCTTGCCGCAGAGGAATCGCTCGCCCAACAAGAACATTTCCAACGAAAAAGTCTCGAACAGGCGTCCCTCGCTGAGAAACAAGCTGGCCGGGACTATGCCGAAGGCGTTGAAGGAACCGACATCATCTCGCTGCTCGAAGCCCAGCGGAGGGCATCAAATGCTCGTAACTCATTGATCCTTCTGCAAAACCAACGGATCCAAAACCGTATCAATCTTCATCTGGCGCTGGGTGGCGATTTTCGTTCAACCGCTAAATAAGCAGCCAAGCCGACTTGACAGCAGCGACTTTCATCCCAGATTCACCACATCATTCATTCTCATTCCATGCGAGCCTTACTGCACATCATCCTGCCCATCGCCATTATTGCCTTGGGAGCGTGGGGTTATACCGAGCTCAAAGGTCTCAAGAAGGAAGGCTACAAGCTGCGCAAAGATCCGGCAAAAGAACAAAAACGACCGGTTGAACAACCAAAAATCCGCACCCGGGTGATGCCGATGGATCTCCAAGATTTTACGATCACCCTGCACAGCCAAGGGGTTGTCCGCCCACACAATGCCACAACGCTGACCTCCCAGGTCAGCGGACGCATCGTAGAAATCACTCCGAGCTTTGAAGATGGTGCCTATTTCAGCAAAGGTGAGATCCTGATCAAACTCGACACCGCGGATTACCTGACGGACCTCGAGTCAGCCAAAGCACAGCTCGCAAGGTCGGAAGCCTCATTTGCCCAAGAACAGGCACGGGCAAAACAAGCACTCTTGAACTGGAAAGATGCCGGGTTTGAAGAAGAAGCAAGCGATCTGGTCCTTCGCAAACCTCAACTGAGGGAAGCGGAAGCCAACGTCAACTCTGCCAAATCGTCACTTGAACGAGCCAAACGCAACCTTGCCCGCACCCAGGTCAAGGCTCCCTACGACGGCAGGGTTCGCAAACGCAACGTCGGCCTGGGACAACAAGTGGGAGCCAGCACACCGCTCGGGGAAGTCTTTTCCACCGACTTTGCCGAAGTTCGGCTTCCGCTCACCAGTAGGGACCTCCAGTACTACAACCCGCCAAACAAACCGGAGGCCGTCACAAACAAGGATAACATCCACTTTGAATCCATCCTGAATCAAGCAGAAGAGCATGCCACCCCTCCATGGGTCGGTAGCATCATCCGTGCTGAAGGAGAGCTGGACACCGATTCAAAACAGCTTTTTGTCATCGCCAAAATCGATGACCCCTTTGGCCTGAACAACGGCAAGGCCCCGCTATTTATTGGGCAGCCCGTTCGAGCATCCATTCCAGCTAAAACCCTGTCTGACGTCTATACCGTGCCAAGAAAACACCTAAAGGAACTCAACGAAATTCTAGTGCTGAGAAATGGTTTACTCAAATCCGTAACCATCACGCCGATCTGGACTTCCGCGGAGAACATCATCACCCGGGAAGGGATTGAACCCGGGGATTTACTCTGCACAACCCGCCTTCCTTACGCTCCCGAAGGAGTCCCCGTGGAAATCATTGAAGATGCCAGAGAAGACAGCTCCGGTGAAGTATCACCAACCCAGCAAGCACAAGCCGGAGACTCCGGCAAAGTGGGCAAAAAACGCACGAAACCACGCCGCTAAGCCAAAGTAAGTCTCACACTTCAACCACTAAACTTTCAGCCCAACACTTCTGACTTCTCATGCTTCGCTGGTTTGCCCGCAACGATTACGCCGCCAACTTCCTGATGGTGGCCATTTTACTTGCTGGCGCGTATGCCGTCTTGTTCAAAATCCCGACCGAAGTCAGCCCGTCCTACCGGATGTCCTTTCTCAAAGTGAATGTCCCCCTCCCGGGAGGCACGCCAAACGAGGTAGAAAGCAAGGTGGTCATCCCGATTGAAAATGCGCTGAAAGGCCTCTCCGGCATCAAATACATCAATGCCGAAGCCCGCCGGGGAAAAGCCGAATTTCACATCGGCACCGAAGAGGGAGCGGACCAGGAAAAGCTTCGAACTGAGATCGAATCCAGAATCAATAAAATCAACACCTTCCCGAGAGAGATCGAGCCCCCACGAATCTATATCCCGGATACGGCCCACTGGATGGAAGTTATCTCCGTCGTCGTTTCCGGTGACATGTCTGAGAAGGATTTGTTAGCGGCAGCCCGCCAAGTGCGAGATGATCTCACAGCCTTACCCGGCATTTCCAAAGTCGATGTCATTGGCACAAGGGACCGGGAGGTTTCGATCGAAATCAATCAAGAGACGCTGCAAGATTACGGGTTGACGCTCGACAGCGTCTCACGCGCGATTCAACAAAACTCGATGGACCTATCGGCCGGTTCAATCAAGACAGATGCCACCCGCGTTCTCCTCCGCTCGACCAATCAGGCTCTGAACCGATCCCAGTTTGAACAAATCATCATTCACCGGGGAGATGGAGCCGAGATCAAGCTAGGAGACGTTGCCAACATCAAAGACAGCTTTGACGAACAACGAAAGGTCACCCGCTTCAATGGTGAACGCTCCGTCATCGTCGAGGTCAAACGTCTCGGCGATGAAAAAGCACTGAAAATTTCCGACCTTGTCCACCAATACGTGGAAGAGTCAGCCAGTCGCTTTCCCAAAGGGGTTAAACTCCACACTTGGGACGACGATTCCGTCAGTCTACGCGGACGCATCTCCACCCTGTTCTGGAACCTTCTCCAAGGCTGTGTCCTCGTCTTCATTCTCCTCAGTGTGTTTCTGCGTCTCTCTCTTGCCATCTGGGTGATCATCGGTATCCCGGTCGCATTCGCCGGAGGATTAATGCTCATGCCAACCCTGGGCATTACCGCTAACATCATGAGCTTGTTTGGCTTTATCATCGTGCTCGGCATCGTCGTCGATGATGCCATTGTCACCGGTGAACACATTTTTTCCAAACTCAAAACCGGGATGGATCCGCTGGAAGCGTCCGTTACCGGAGCCAAGGAAATCGCCGTCCCGGTAACCTTCGGCGTGCTGACCACCGTTGTCGCCTTTATCCCGCTTGCCTACATCACGGGTTGGTGGGGAACCTTCGCCAAACAAATCCCCTTTGTGGTCATCCCGGTGCTTGTTTTTTCACTGGTCGAATCCAAGCTCGTCCTCCCATCACACCTTAAACACCTCAAGGTGAACCGAACGAGCAAAGCTCCCCTCACCAGAATCCAACAAGGAGCCACCCGCTTACTCGAAGGCTTTGTTGCCCGAGTCTATCAACCACTGCTCCGTTTCGCAGTCCGCTGGCGCTACGTCACCCTGTCGATCTTCTGTGCGCTTGGTTTTGGAACCTATGGAGTCCTCTCTAGCAATATGCTGGGATTCCAGTCGCTTCCATCCGTTGACCGCTATTACATCTACGCCAGACTCGCGATGATGGAAGGAACCAACTTTGATCAAACAACGGAGAAAGTCGAAGAGATCACCGAAGCCGCCTACCAACTGCGAACACGTTTCACCGATGGCGAAGGAGGCCCCAGCCTGATTGGCAATGTCATGTCATCCACCGGCGGCTGGCCAAGCTGGGGACACGCCAAGGATACCCGAGGGTATGTCCTGGTCGAAATCCTGCCACCGAGCAAACGCAAGTCCCCCGGCCCAAAAAACCAGGAAATTGCCGACGCATGGAGGGATCTGGTCGGCGAGGTTCAAGGAGCTCAATCATTCAGCATCCGGACCGAACGCTCAGGTGGAGGGTTCATGAGCGAACGTGACGACGTCGAAATTGAACTTCGCGGACAAAACGACGAAGTCATGATCCCTGTCGCCAGAGAGATGCAGGAAGCACTGCAAAGCACCGAAGGCGTTAGAAGAACCTCCACCAGCATCGAAAACGCCCAGAATGAATTCCAGATCAAACTGCTTCCCTACGGCCGGGATCTCGGCCTCACCCAGGAAAGTCTCGCCCGTCAAGTCCGCCGTGCCTTTTACGGAGAACAGGCCCAAAGGATTCAACGTGGAGAAGACAGCGTGCGTGTGATGGTCAGGCTCCCGAAACACCAACGTGAATCACTCCACACTCTGGACAACCTGCAAATCACGTTGCCAAACAAATCAACCGTCAACCTCCACGAGGTGGCAGATATCACCCAAGGCCACTCCCCCCCGACGATCCGCCGCCGCGATGGTTCGCGCTATTACACCATCTCCGCCGTGCCAAAAAGCAGGGACACCAACATCACGGATATCGGGAACGCCATCACTCCGAAACTCGATGCCATCACCGCGGCCCACCCTGGAACCTCATGGCGATTCGACGGTTTCCTCGCTGAAGATGCCGAAAACCAACAACGCTTTGCTGTGCTTGCCGCGCTCCTGATCTTCACCTTGTACACTCTGCTGGCCATTCCATTTCGCTCTCTTAGCCAACCCATCTTCGTGCTCCTCGCCATCCCCTTTGGCGCCGTTGGTGCTGTGATCGGACACATGGCCCTCGGCATCACCCCCTCATGGCTGAGCTACCTCGGCATGCTCGCCCTGGCTGGAGTAGTGGTCAACGACTCACTCGTCATGGTTGATTTCACCAACCGTAGGCGCAACGAAGGTAAATCAGCATACGATGCCGTCATTCATTCCGGATCAGCTCGATTCCGGCCTATTCTTCTGACCTCCTTGACCACCTTTGCCGGTCTGCTACCGCTGATTTTTGAACGCTCGATTCAGGCACAATTCCTGATCCCGATGGCGGTTTCACTCGCCTTTGGTATCATGTTTGCCACCTTCATCACCCTTTTCCTCATTCCTTGCGCGTATCTGGCCACGGAAGACATCAAGCGCTTACTGGGCAAAGCCTACCGCTGGTATACTCGCCCGTTTACCTCGAATGAGTAAATTTCACAGTATGCTTTGGCCCCATTCCGTGGTTCAATCTCGGCACACGTCATGACGGATTCTTTGTTTCCAGAGCCACTTGCCGAGGCCTCAGGCCCAGCAACAAGCCACAGCAACTCACCCTTACCCGCAAGGATGCGTCCGCGAACGCTCAACGAGGTGGCGGGACAACAACATATCCTCGGCGAAGGCAGTCTGCTGCGCCGGGCCATCGAGGCCGACCGCTTTTCCTCCCTGATCTTTTATGGCCCTCCGGGAACAGGCAAAACAACCCTCGCCGGCGTGATCGCCAACACCACCAACAGCCGCTTCGAAGCCCTTAACGGGGTCGAGTCAAACGTCTCCGAAATTCGCGAAAAAATCGGCCAAGCTCAACAGTGGAAACAACTCCGCGACCAAACCACCATCCTCTTTATTGATGAAATTCATCGTTTCAATAAGGCCCAACAGGATGTGCTTCTGCCTCACGTTGAACGTGGAACCGTGCGCTTCATCGGAGCCACCACCCACAACCCGTATTTTTACGTCAACTCACCACTGGTCTCCCGATCCCAGATCTTCCAGCTCGAAGCGGTCCCAGAACAAGAAATCATCCAACTCCTCGAACGAGCCATCGCTGATGAGGAACGAGGATTGGGCCGGCAATCGATCACCGCCGATCCCAAGGCGCTCAAACACATTGCCGGTATCTGCGACGGAGATGTCCGCAAGGCACTGACCGCCCTCGAGCTCGCAGCCCTGACTACCCCTGAGGATGGCGATGGCAGCATTCAGATCACTCTGGCCATTGCAGAGGAGTCGATCCAACAAAAGGCCATTGTCTATGATGCTGATGGCGACGGGCATTACGACACCATCTCAGCTTTTATCAAATCGATCCGAGGATCCGACCCGGATGCCGCTCTCTATTGGCTGGCAAAAATGTTAGTCGCCGGTGAAGACCCGCGTTTCATTGCACGCCGTCTCGTCATCTCAGCGAGCGAAGACATCGGGCTCGCAGACTCCAACGCCCTGCGTGTCGCCATGGATGCGCACAAGGCATTCGAATTCATCGGCATGCCCGAAGGCCGAATCCCTCTCGCCCACGCCACCGTTTACCTCGCCACCGCTCCAAAATCCAATAGTGCCTACGCCGCACTCAGCGAAGCAATGCAGGATGTTAAATCCGGCCGCACCCTCGCCGTGCCCGAACACCTACGAACCAAAACCCGCAAAAAACTGGCCAAGGGGTCAGGAGCGAGCGACGAAACCCTCGAATACCACTATTCCCACAACTACGAAGGAAACTACGTCCCCCAAGCCTATCTACCGGAAGGCAGGCAATACTACCAACCAAGCCAAAACGGACTGGAACTCAGGATCAAAGAGCGCCTCGATTATTGGCGTGGGCTGTGGCAGGAAGACAAAAAGTAAATCCATTTGAATGAGGGTGGTGTCGGGAGAATGGTATTACTCCACCACGAAGGGCACCGCAGGCATCACTCCGATTGATGAGCTTCGAACCTTACCGTTATTCTTCGCCTTGTATTCGCGGAAGACCTCAATCATCAGATTTCCTGAAGTTCCGGCCTTCACCTTATCACTGGCTTTTAATGCCACACTCATCGAGTTCTTACTCGACCGGATCTGTTCAAGCGTGATCCCCTCAGGTGGCTGATAGAGCTTGAGCACCAGCCGGGACTCCGACTTTTTCCTTTTAATCCTCAAGGAGGTCTCGCCTCCCCTCGGGATGCGGACCCGGGCATTTTTCGAAGTCTCCACTTCCACAACCTCGCCCCAGCCCCCGACATAAACCATCATTTGCTCAAATGGCACCACATGATGTGTAATAAACGCCTGGGTCATCGCCTGACCGGGCAGCACTTCCCGCGTTACAACACCACGGTCGATCTTGGCCCGACCTTGAAGGCGAATCGGAAACAGCTGGTTTTTCGTATCGGTCGGAGCGGTCAAGGTGAGCATCACCTTATCTTGCCCAGCCGGAATCGTCGCTCCATTCAAGTGAAAGCCCTTGGGGGCGTCTTTCAATACAAGATCAATCTCACCATCGTAACCATCCT
This genomic stretch from Oceaniferula marina harbors:
- a CDS encoding sigma-54-dependent transcriptional regulator; the protein is MNKSTILIVEDNRSLAVAMAAAAENAGLKAELAPTLARARQALDKYRFAGLLLDIGLPDGHGLELINDWAWDHKPEIAVITAHGEIENAIAARKLGIAHFLDKPVDFESLESFFQTLGSRTPPNPTGKTESHPTPFVGASPVMRPVFRQISHACASTQPVVITGASGTGKSHVAGLIAQSGPTPAKLETIHASSLLEAHQLEQALDRTKGSTLILESVHTLQSCLQDLLVSSIDQQEAPRLVVTSDDTGLLTKVEQGAFNRELCFRLQVLEVKLPPLKERNEDIPALTDCFLGELNKSSHARIDEHSLSALCRYDWPGNVRELRNTIQHAIITSAGQASITLDHLPPHLATPQTHRLSNDEDLEYALKLWLDKQLETGAHYKQVSARLERLLLRILLDRYDGKPSRLAAALSINRSTLRKKLKQASEE
- a CDS encoding phytoene/squalene synthase family protein, with amino-acid sequence MSSAQDITRKAKSNLAIALTCLPEQRKQDMVVFYAFCRVIDDLADDLELPIEQRRKSLQQWREGIAEGFQNPDELQQQIIRLIEDYDISRQPFLDLIDGCSSDLEPQSFQTWGDLERYTYQVASCVGLVSIRIFGCKHPDSETYAVALGHALQITNILRDVHEDLDNGGRIYLPTEDLERAGLSEQHLRDHVHDERFISMMNGLADRAEAYYQKAQDHLRTQDAKALKAAEAMRKIYHTLLLKMRRDQFKVFDQRYSVSKFRKALILLRTMLP
- the lepB gene encoding signal peptidase I encodes the protein MFAPKWKKEAKLLDKAAKKFLNYKRDLLEEKQIAEIESRRIDLRSSVKSGDKERTAEASKQLQSTCESALPRYQAQGWVEENIEVFFVAIVVALGLRAYVVQPFRIPTGSMQPTLNGIIATKVDSSDDFPALPIRTLQWATHGRSYVDLVLEEDKTLRKEDPIEEIHTMHFFTRTKIHFSDNTSVTFPGPKTALLSANGMGFGEICGYPPHPNDSEALTRFQQDFNTTPKSEMAYETVGKNKNPIIRPKLKAGTVIARGFIDSGDLILVDKMSYHFRKPKRSEVFVFDTREIKKIRAQANPGSHYIKRLAAVPGEELEIKGNDLYIDGQRAQDPGFLKVMSEREGYHYGYKPIGRLAHGRTFKAKWSKHPGMNEYIALGDNSFNSSDSRDWGTVKEFNVIGPASFSLWPFGSGHWGIIK
- a CDS encoding TonB-dependent receptor plug domain-containing protein yields the protein MHQHDSTRYRKLAAPLIPLLLSQCLTTASHAETEAANTPSLKPDSELPESVITALRYQEDLTNTPYSVESLDAEAITAPQYRTLPDALGSLPGVMNQKTAYGHGSPYIRGFTSFRNLMLIDGIRFNNSVFRDGPNQYWNTIDSYGLEGVELVRGPGSTLYGSDAIGGTVNALTRGTRYLEFDQGESFWGATLDYRYDTAGDSHVLRLEGLVGQGEQWGLRVGYTLKDFNDVRSAGVGTMEKTGYDEWAADLRFDYAFNDCTSMTIVHQQVDQDDVWRSHKTIYGFEWEGTDFGSELERSFDQDRSLSYIRFEGKDTGHWVDAWQLTASLQTLDEERYRNRSNKGKGMDRQGFDVDTYGLALQMESDTRVGRLIYGFDYYQDQVDSFNKKYDDDGNFTGSAVQGPVGDDANYDTFGAYVQDVWEINEQWTLNLGARYSYVAADIGKVDTEDGVISIDENWDTLVFSGRALYQANDCWTLFGGISQGYRAPNLSDLSRLDSARSNEIETPAPGLDPEYFTTFEIGGRYGTETAGINASVFYTDIRDMIVRTPTGQVIDGDNEVTKQNAGDGYVWGFELSADWTFAPQWTLFGQAAWIDGEVDTYPTSDPVKVSEPLDRTMPLTGNVGVRWMHPDGRIWVEGVVNAAAKADELSTRDESDTNRIPPGGTPSYVVPSLRGGWQATDNLLLTLALENLTDEEYRIHGSGVNEPGFHAVAGVTLTW